From a region of the Chitinophaga caseinilytica genome:
- a CDS encoding META domain-containing protein: MKQLLLPALAALAILAACQSSQQQSGTDSAAAAAAVTTDGAPAWPLSGTKWVLKEIVNGPKDTSNWGKEIYMQFVDSSSQVRGHLGCNGFGGKFVATPTGELAVSDIISTQMACPALNVENAFSQALQNTNKYTIEKDILSIQRGDSVLATFTAVKQ; this comes from the coding sequence ATGAAACAGTTACTGCTTCCCGCCCTTGCCGCCCTGGCCATACTGGCCGCCTGCCAAAGTTCCCAACAGCAATCGGGTACCGATTCCGCCGCCGCGGCAGCCGCCGTTACGACAGATGGGGCGCCCGCATGGCCGCTTTCCGGCACCAAATGGGTGTTGAAGGAAATCGTGAACGGCCCTAAAGACACCAGCAACTGGGGGAAGGAAATTTATATGCAATTCGTGGATTCCTCGTCGCAGGTACGCGGCCATCTCGGCTGCAACGGCTTCGGCGGCAAATTCGTGGCCACGCCCACCGGCGAGCTGGCCGTGTCCGACATCATTTCCACCCAAATGGCCTGTCCGGCCCTGAACGTGGAAAACGCTTTCAGCCAGGCGCTGCAAAACACCAATAAATACACCATCGAAAAGGATATCCTCAGCATTCAGCGCGGAGATTCCGTTTTAGCGACATTTACCGCCGTAAAACAATAA
- a CDS encoding gluconokinase: MTTKSPYILGVDIGTGSAKTIAVTTAGQIPASRRQTYPTLEPVPGYSEQDPEQVLAAIIKTIRETVAEMGYAPAAISLSSAMHSLLAVDADGEPLTPVMTWADNRAEDYAAALRNTPEGKDIHRATGTPIHPMSPLCKIQWIREQQPEIFDQAACFVGIKDLFLFRCFHEFITDYSLASCSGLFDIRALDWYAPALKLAGITDDRLPIPVETTRLLIGMDPAMAQAMGVPDGTLIMAGSSDGCLAQLGSGAVEPGHAALTIGTSGAIRVMSPKPADDPAGRIFSYVLTPEHYVCGGAMNNGGVALQWFSKAFLPWSDYNDFLKTAFTAPAGSDGLLCLPYMLGERAPVWDSRASGAFVGMRQHHGSPHFQRALVEGICFNLLNIGEALESVTGDIREVTVSGGFTASPLWIQLLADIFRKPMLLHQDEDASALGAAMLAWHALEQVDAWQFNSAAAARVFEPAAEHAPVYERNYRAYSMLYERLKDVTDILREK, encoded by the coding sequence ATGACAACAAAATCACCATATATCCTCGGTGTAGACATCGGAACGGGGAGTGCGAAGACGATCGCGGTGACCACGGCGGGGCAGATCCCCGCATCCCGCAGACAAACTTATCCCACCCTGGAGCCGGTTCCCGGGTATAGTGAGCAAGACCCTGAGCAAGTGCTCGCCGCTATCATCAAGACCATCCGCGAAACCGTCGCGGAAATGGGTTACGCCCCCGCGGCCATCTCGCTGAGCAGCGCCATGCACAGTCTGCTGGCCGTTGATGCGGACGGTGAGCCCCTCACGCCCGTGATGACCTGGGCCGACAATCGCGCCGAAGATTATGCCGCCGCCCTCCGCAACACGCCGGAAGGAAAAGATATCCACCGCGCCACGGGCACACCCATCCACCCGATGTCGCCCCTGTGCAAAATCCAGTGGATCCGCGAACAGCAGCCCGAAATCTTCGACCAGGCCGCCTGTTTCGTAGGGATCAAAGACCTGTTCCTGTTCCGCTGTTTCCACGAATTCATCACCGATTATTCCCTCGCCTCGTGCTCGGGGCTTTTTGATATCCGGGCGCTCGACTGGTACGCCCCCGCGCTGAAACTCGCCGGCATTACAGACGACCGCCTGCCCATCCCGGTAGAGACCACACGCCTCCTCATCGGCATGGACCCCGCCATGGCACAGGCCATGGGCGTTCCCGACGGCACGCTCATCATGGCCGGCAGCAGCGACGGTTGCCTGGCGCAGCTGGGCTCCGGCGCCGTGGAGCCCGGGCATGCCGCGCTCACCATCGGCACGAGCGGCGCCATCCGCGTGATGAGCCCCAAGCCCGCCGATGATCCCGCCGGAAGGATTTTTTCTTACGTGCTCACGCCCGAACATTACGTTTGCGGCGGCGCCATGAACAACGGTGGCGTGGCTTTACAATGGTTCTCGAAAGCATTCCTGCCCTGGTCAGACTATAACGATTTCCTGAAAACGGCCTTCACCGCGCCGGCCGGCAGCGATGGACTGCTATGTTTGCCCTACATGCTGGGCGAGCGCGCCCCGGTGTGGGACAGCCGCGCATCCGGCGCGTTCGTGGGCATGCGCCAGCACCATGGTTCGCCGCATTTCCAGCGGGCGTTGGTGGAAGGGATTTGCTTTAACCTCCTCAACATCGGCGAAGCCCTCGAAAGCGTGACGGGCGATATTCGTGAAGTGACGGTGAGCGGTGGATTTACCGCGTCGCCGTTGTGGATCCAGTTGCTGGCGGATATTTTCCGCAAGCCCATGCTCCTGCACCAGGACGAAGACGCCTCCGCCCTCGGAGCCGCCATGCTGGCCTGGCACGCGCTGGAGCAGGTAGACGCGTGGCAGTTCAATTCCGCCGCCGCCGCGCGCGTTTTCGAGCCCGCCGCGGAACATGCACCAGTTTACGAACGCAATTACCGCGCGTATTCCATGTTATATGAACGATTGAAAGATGTCACCGACATCCTCCGGGAAAAATAA
- a CDS encoding GMC family oxidoreductase, producing the protein MAFEIKKQAKAYDVCIIGSGAGGGMAAKVLSDAGLKVALLEAGPKYDPADPEQQTQLKWPYESPRRGANTTRPFGDFDAAYGGWEIEGEPYTQKNGSKFDWFRSRMVGGRTNHWGRISLRFGPNDFKHYSLDGHGDDWPIGYDEVKPWYDQVDKMIGVFGSKEGIYNEPDGYFLPPPKPRLHELMVKQAGDKLGIPVIHSRLSILTRSVNKDRGACFFCSQCSRGCTVHGDFSSSTVLVKPAMKSGNVDLYVGAMAREIVTDASGKATGVSYVDKSDMQEYRIDARVIVLAASACESARLLLNSKSPMHKNGLANSSGLVGKYLHDSTGASRGAYMPSLMDRKRYNEDGVGGMHMYIPWWLDNKKLDFARGYHIEFWGGMGMPAYGFGFGIEGMHMKDPNRGGAPAGGYGASLKNDYRRFFGSTIGFAGRGEAIAREDNYCEIDPNVVDKFGIPVLRFNYKWSEHEIKQARHMHETFEEIIHQMGGIPLGTKPGEETMYGLENPGRIIHEVGTTRMGSDPKRSVLNKYNQAHDAKNVFVVDGGAFVSQADKNPTWTILALSLRASNYIVDELKKQNL; encoded by the coding sequence ATGGCATTTGAGATAAAAAAACAAGCGAAAGCGTACGATGTGTGCATCATCGGATCTGGCGCTGGCGGCGGAATGGCGGCCAAAGTGCTGTCAGACGCGGGGCTGAAAGTGGCACTGCTCGAAGCGGGCCCGAAGTACGACCCTGCCGATCCGGAGCAGCAGACCCAATTGAAATGGCCCTACGAATCGCCCAGGCGGGGCGCCAACACCACCCGGCCCTTCGGCGATTTCGACGCCGCTTACGGCGGATGGGAGATCGAAGGCGAGCCCTACACACAAAAGAACGGCAGTAAATTCGACTGGTTCCGGTCCCGCATGGTAGGCGGCCGCACCAACCACTGGGGCCGCATTTCCCTCCGTTTCGGACCGAACGATTTCAAACATTATAGCCTCGACGGGCATGGAGACGACTGGCCGATCGGATACGATGAAGTGAAGCCCTGGTACGACCAGGTAGACAAAATGATCGGGGTTTTCGGGTCGAAGGAAGGGATTTACAACGAGCCCGACGGCTATTTCCTCCCTCCTCCCAAACCGCGCCTCCACGAGCTGATGGTAAAACAGGCCGGCGATAAGCTCGGCATCCCCGTGATCCATTCCCGCCTGTCGATCCTCACCCGCTCGGTGAACAAAGACCGCGGCGCGTGCTTCTTCTGCTCGCAATGCAGCCGCGGATGTACCGTTCACGGCGACTTCTCCTCCTCCACCGTGCTCGTGAAACCCGCCATGAAAAGCGGCAACGTGGATTTGTACGTGGGCGCCATGGCGCGGGAAATTGTGACGGACGCATCCGGTAAAGCAACGGGCGTGAGCTATGTCGATAAATCCGACATGCAGGAATACCGCATCGATGCCCGCGTGATCGTGCTGGCTGCGAGCGCCTGCGAATCGGCGCGGTTGCTCCTCAATTCCAAATCCCCCATGCATAAGAACGGCCTCGCCAATTCCAGCGGCCTGGTCGGAAAATACCTGCACGATTCCACCGGCGCCTCGCGCGGGGCGTACATGCCTTCGCTCATGGACCGGAAACGGTATAACGAAGACGGCGTGGGAGGGATGCATATGTACATTCCCTGGTGGCTCGACAATAAGAAGCTCGATTTCGCCCGCGGTTACCACATCGAGTTTTGGGGCGGAATGGGCATGCCGGCTTACGGTTTCGGTTTCGGGATCGAAGGCATGCATATGAAAGACCCCAACCGCGGCGGCGCTCCCGCCGGCGGTTACGGCGCCAGCCTGAAAAACGATTACCGCCGGTTCTTCGGTTCCACGATCGGGTTCGCCGGTCGCGGGGAAGCCATCGCGCGGGAAGACAACTATTGCGAAATCGACCCGAACGTCGTGGATAAATTCGGCATTCCCGTTCTCCGTTTCAATTACAAATGGAGCGAGCACGAGATCAAACAGGCACGGCATATGCACGAAACGTTCGAAGAGATCATCCACCAGATGGGCGGCATTCCCCTGGGCACCAAACCCGGAGAAGAAACCATGTACGGTCTCGAAAACCCGGGCCGGATCATCCACGAAGTGGGCACCACCCGTATGGGCAGCGATCCCAAACGCTCCGTCCTCAATAAATACAACCAGGCCCACGACGCCAAAAACGTATTTGTAGTGGATGGTGGCGCTTTCGTTTCGCAGGCAGACAAAAATCCTACCTGGACAATCCTGGCGCTGTCGCTGCGCGCATCGAATTACATCGTGGACGAATTGAAAAAACAAAATCTCTGA
- a CDS encoding peptide MFS transporter — protein sequence MWERFGFYLLLAILQLYLTDAEKGGWAMDRHAAVDIFGTFIAFVYLTPFIGGLLADRKIGYSKSIIIGGILMGIGYCGLAVKDLTVFYCSLALICVGNGFFKPNISTLLGNVYNDPRYIERKDTGYNIFYMGINIGAFICTFFASYLRNNINWGAAFIAAGIGMFLGVIIFVAGLKHYRHADVLKPVQPGDMPLGSIFAQVFVPVLIVGCIGWFIPGNIFGTDSTDAFIFACLPIIYFFVNLLRKASGTDKQPVKALLAVFAVSIMFWAVFKQNGTALTTWAQFYTDRELSASLTGPANALSLAETTTNQTGEVVAYDHEFRVIKDENGKPVKEIGKPVYFKNVAPEKMPAEGATISLVNTEQFQSINPFFVIILTPLVVAFFTFLRKRKKEPTTMTKIAWGLVISSVSTFCMVAAVMVCDNGAVKAAPWWLFGSYGIITAGELLLSPMGLSLVSKLSPARLTSLMMGGWFLATSIGNKLSGVLAAMWDQYDNKVNYFLVNFLLLGVAAGTIILMLRWLNRVFKEHAH from the coding sequence ATGTGGGAACGATTCGGTTTCTACCTGCTGCTCGCCATTCTGCAACTATACCTGACAGACGCCGAGAAGGGCGGTTGGGCCATGGACCGCCACGCCGCGGTCGATATCTTCGGCACCTTCATCGCATTCGTATATCTCACCCCGTTCATCGGCGGGCTCCTGGCCGACCGTAAGATCGGATATTCCAAATCCATCATCATCGGGGGCATCCTCATGGGGATCGGGTATTGCGGGCTGGCCGTCAAAGACTTAACGGTTTTCTACTGTTCGCTGGCGCTCATCTGCGTGGGCAACGGCTTCTTCAAACCCAATATCTCCACACTGCTGGGCAACGTTTACAACGACCCCCGGTACATCGAGCGCAAAGACACCGGTTATAACATCTTCTACATGGGGATCAACATCGGCGCCTTCATCTGCACCTTCTTCGCATCGTACCTCCGCAACAACATCAACTGGGGCGCAGCGTTCATCGCAGCCGGCATAGGCATGTTCCTCGGTGTCATCATCTTCGTTGCGGGGCTTAAACATTACCGCCATGCAGACGTCCTCAAGCCCGTCCAACCCGGCGATATGCCCCTCGGCTCCATCTTCGCGCAGGTATTCGTTCCCGTACTGATCGTGGGCTGCATCGGCTGGTTCATCCCCGGCAATATCTTCGGCACCGATTCTACGGACGCGTTCATCTTCGCCTGCCTGCCCATTATTTACTTCTTCGTGAACCTGCTGCGCAAAGCTTCGGGAACAGACAAGCAACCCGTAAAAGCCCTGCTCGCCGTGTTCGCAGTGTCTATCATGTTCTGGGCGGTATTCAAACAAAACGGTACCGCGCTCACCACCTGGGCGCAGTTTTATACAGACCGCGAACTGTCTGCCTCGCTGACCGGCCCCGCCAACGCGCTGTCCCTCGCGGAAACCACCACCAACCAAACCGGCGAAGTGGTAGCGTACGACCATGAATTCCGGGTTATCAAAGACGAAAACGGCAAACCGGTGAAGGAAATCGGAAAGCCTGTTTACTTTAAGAACGTGGCGCCCGAAAAAATGCCGGCGGAAGGAGCCACCATCAGTCTCGTCAACACCGAACAATTCCAATCCATCAACCCGTTTTTCGTGATCATCCTCACGCCGCTCGTCGTCGCGTTCTTCACCTTCCTCCGCAAACGGAAGAAAGAACCGACCACGATGACCAAAATCGCGTGGGGGCTCGTGATTTCTTCCGTATCCACTTTCTGCATGGTGGCGGCCGTCATGGTTTGCGATAACGGCGCGGTGAAAGCAGCGCCCTGGTGGCTGTTCGGCAGCTACGGCATCATCACCGCGGGAGAATTGCTCCTCAGCCCGATGGGCCTGTCGCTCGTATCGAAACTCAGTCCTGCCCGCCTCACTTCGCTGATGATGGGCGGCTGGTTCCTGGCCACGTCTATCGGCAATAAATTGTCGGGCGTGTTGGCCGCGATGTGGGACCAGTACGACAATAAAGTCAATTATTTCCTCGTGAACTTCCTGTTGCTGGGCGTTGCCGCGGGCACCATCATCCTGATGCTGCGCTGGCTGAACCGTGTGTTTAAGGAACACGCGCACTGA
- a CDS encoding Gfo/Idh/MocA family oxidoreductase, producing the protein MVQGKNNKRNQISRRSFLTNSATAAAGFMIVPRHVLGGPGYTAPSDRLRVAGIGVGGKGDSDLSEISKGPADIVVLCDVHDSRAAGSVKRFPKAKYYRDYREMLDKEHKNIDAVTVSSPDHNHAVQAMAAMQLGKHVYVQKPLTHDIYEARMLTQAAKKYKVVTQMGNQGASGDGVRQLMEWYNADLIGDVHTVYCWTNRPVWPQGIPWPAQPGTKPADLDWNLWLGTAPQKDFVDKLVPFNWRGWWDYGTGALGDMGCHIVEPPFRVLGLGYPVSAEASVGSVYVDEFKQGYFPESCPPSSHVIMTFETKRGPLKLHWMDGGIQPARPEELGPNERMGDGGNGAIFEGTKGKMMCGTYGMYPSLLPSKRNAEVNVKQTIARVPEGHYVQWVNACIAGYGKKELSAPFEIAGPLTETILMGNLAIRSYDIRKPKADGKGFDYPGRYIKLLWDGPNMKITNFDEANQFVKRTYRDGWTLGA; encoded by the coding sequence ATGGTTCAGGGAAAAAATAACAAAAGAAACCAGATTTCACGTAGATCATTTCTAACCAACAGCGCTACCGCCGCTGCAGGTTTCATGATCGTTCCACGTCACGTATTGGGAGGCCCGGGATACACCGCGCCCAGCGACAGGCTTCGCGTTGCCGGCATCGGTGTTGGCGGTAAAGGCGACAGCGATCTGAGCGAGATTTCCAAAGGCCCGGCAGACATCGTCGTACTGTGCGACGTTCACGACAGCCGCGCAGCAGGGTCCGTAAAACGCTTCCCCAAAGCAAAATACTACCGGGATTACCGCGAAATGCTCGACAAAGAACACAAAAACATCGACGCGGTAACCGTTTCCAGCCCCGACCATAACCACGCCGTGCAAGCCATGGCCGCCATGCAGCTCGGCAAGCACGTATACGTTCAAAAACCCCTCACCCACGACATCTACGAAGCGCGCATGCTCACGCAGGCCGCAAAAAAATATAAAGTAGTTACCCAGATGGGCAACCAGGGCGCCTCCGGCGACGGCGTCCGCCAGCTCATGGAATGGTACAATGCCGACCTCATCGGCGATGTACATACCGTGTATTGCTGGACCAACCGCCCCGTATGGCCGCAGGGAATTCCCTGGCCTGCACAGCCCGGCACCAAACCGGCCGACCTCGACTGGAACCTCTGGCTGGGCACCGCCCCGCAAAAAGACTTCGTCGACAAACTCGTTCCGTTCAACTGGCGCGGCTGGTGGGATTACGGTACCGGCGCGCTCGGAGACATGGGCTGCCACATCGTGGAACCTCCTTTCCGCGTGCTCGGCCTCGGCTACCCCGTTTCCGCGGAAGCCAGCGTTGGCAGCGTGTATGTAGACGAATTCAAACAGGGCTATTTCCCGGAAAGCTGCCCCCCGTCTTCCCACGTGATCATGACTTTCGAAACGAAACGCGGCCCGTTGAAACTCCACTGGATGGACGGCGGCATCCAACCCGCGCGCCCCGAAGAGCTGGGCCCCAATGAAAGAATGGGCGACGGCGGCAACGGCGCCATTTTCGAAGGCACGAAAGGCAAGATGATGTGCGGAACCTATGGTATGTACCCTTCGCTGCTGCCTTCCAAACGCAATGCGGAAGTGAACGTGAAGCAAACCATCGCCCGCGTGCCCGAAGGCCATTACGTACAGTGGGTAAACGCGTGCATCGCCGGTTACGGTAAGAAAGAACTGTCGGCCCCCTTCGAGATCGCCGGCCCGCTCACCGAAACCATCCTCATGGGCAACCTCGCCATCCGCAGCTACGATATCCGCAAGCCCAAAGCCGACGGCAAAGGTTTCGACTATCCCGGCCGTTACATCAAACTGTTGTGGGATGGCCCGAACATGAAGATCACCAACTTCGACGAAGCCAACCAGTTCGTGAAGCGTACCTATCGCGACGGCTGGACGCTCGGTGCGTAA
- the mutL gene encoding DNA mismatch repair endonuclease MutL: MADIINLLPDNIANQIAAGEVIQRPASAVKELLENAVDAGATEIQLIIRDAGKELVQVIDNGSGMSDTDARMCFERHATSKIRSIDDLFQIRTMGFRGEALASIAAVAQVELKSKRQDDELGTFIEIDNSVIRRQEPCQAPVGTSIAMKNLFFNVPARRNFLKSNAAEMRHIVDEFIRVALAFPHLQFSLNSNGQQMFHFEKGSLKQRIVSILGQHYNSKLVTVKESTDYMNIHGFVGKPETAKKTRGDQFFFVNNRFIKSSYLNHAVMNAFAETIPSDSFPLYVLFIDLDPAHVDINVHPTKQEIKFDDERILYAFVQSAIKHALAQFSVTPALDFDLDPGIQQLDALTQPFTEEKKAQSTGTSIYKTFTSANQAHVIDKTANSNLQHWKELYGPPPARDNDFPLPPPSEFPAAPTSTASVIDERWQEAAHDQKGPVQVHQQYILSQIKSGFILVDQRSAHERILYERYLRALAEKPIATQQSLFPQTLELLPADAIIVHEMLPDLQALGYDLEPFGQHTFVVRGTPADIQSGNEQASIEGLLEQFKNFSTELKHNRRERLVRSMARNNAIPSGKPLTSREMQNIIDELFACSMPNVSPGGRGTFISFKLNDLEKMFDRGF; encoded by the coding sequence GTGGCGGATATCATCAATTTATTACCGGACAATATTGCGAATCAGATAGCAGCGGGCGAAGTGATCCAGCGGCCGGCATCGGCGGTAAAGGAGTTACTGGAAAATGCGGTGGACGCTGGGGCTACTGAAATCCAACTCATTATAAGAGATGCGGGCAAAGAGCTCGTGCAGGTGATCGATAACGGAAGCGGGATGAGCGACACCGACGCACGGATGTGCTTCGAACGGCACGCGACTTCCAAAATCAGGTCGATCGACGATCTTTTCCAGATCCGGACCATGGGTTTCCGGGGCGAAGCCCTGGCTTCCATCGCCGCGGTAGCGCAGGTAGAACTGAAATCGAAGCGGCAGGACGATGAACTGGGGACTTTCATCGAGATCGACAACTCCGTCATCCGCCGGCAGGAGCCCTGCCAGGCGCCCGTGGGCACGAGCATCGCCATGAAGAACCTCTTCTTCAACGTGCCGGCCCGCCGTAACTTCCTGAAAAGCAATGCTGCCGAGATGCGCCATATCGTCGATGAATTCATCCGCGTGGCCCTCGCCTTCCCGCATCTCCAGTTTTCGCTGAACAGCAACGGGCAGCAGATGTTCCATTTCGAGAAAGGCTCCCTCAAGCAAAGGATCGTCTCCATCCTCGGCCAGCATTACAACTCCAAACTCGTCACCGTTAAGGAAAGCACCGATTATATGAACATCCACGGGTTTGTGGGGAAACCGGAAACGGCCAAGAAAACCCGCGGCGACCAGTTCTTCTTCGTCAACAACCGATTCATCAAATCCAGCTACCTGAACCATGCCGTGATGAACGCGTTCGCGGAAACGATCCCGTCAGACAGCTTCCCGCTGTACGTGCTCTTCATCGACCTCGATCCCGCACATGTGGACATTAACGTGCATCCCACCAAGCAGGAAATCAAGTTCGACGACGAGCGCATTCTGTACGCTTTCGTGCAATCGGCCATCAAACACGCTTTGGCGCAGTTCAGCGTAACGCCCGCGCTCGATTTCGACCTCGACCCCGGCATCCAGCAGCTCGACGCGCTCACGCAGCCTTTCACCGAAGAAAAGAAAGCACAGTCGACCGGCACTTCCATCTACAAAACCTTTACGAGCGCCAACCAGGCGCACGTGATCGATAAAACGGCCAACAGCAACCTGCAGCACTGGAAAGAGCTGTACGGCCCGCCGCCCGCGCGCGACAACGATTTCCCCTTGCCGCCGCCTTCCGAATTCCCGGCCGCTCCCACTTCTACCGCCTCCGTTATCGACGAACGCTGGCAGGAAGCAGCGCACGACCAGAAAGGGCCGGTGCAGGTGCATCAGCAGTATATCCTTTCGCAGATCAAATCAGGTTTCATTTTGGTAGATCAGCGATCGGCGCACGAACGTATTCTGTACGAACGATATCTCCGCGCCCTCGCCGAAAAACCCATCGCTACCCAGCAAAGCCTTTTCCCGCAAACGCTGGAACTGTTACCTGCGGATGCGATCATCGTCCACGAAATGCTGCCCGACCTGCAGGCCCTCGGTTACGACCTGGAACCTTTTGGCCAGCATACTTTTGTGGTGCGCGGAACGCCGGCCGATATTCAATCCGGCAACGAACAGGCCAGCATCGAAGGATTGCTCGAGCAGTTCAAGAATTTCAGTACCGAACTGAAACACAACCGCCGCGAGCGCCTCGTGCGCAGCATGGCCCGCAACAACGCCATCCCTTCCGGTAAACCGCTGACCTCCCGCGAGATGCAGAATATCATCGACGAGCTGTTCGCCTGTTCGATGCCCAATGTTTCCCCCGGCGGCAGAGGCACGTTCATCTCTTTTAAACTGAATGACCTGGAGAAAATGTTCGACAGGGGGTTTTAG
- a CDS encoding gluconate 2-dehydrogenase subunit 3 family protein: protein MDRRESLKALLIGSVSTGVILSACETSTKEADKAPKTGKFYGRTPEEVLRDEALKKEKFFTDAEMKTITVLADIIIPKDETSGSATDAKVPEFIDFIVKDQPRHQLPMRGGLRWLDVQSQKQYGKIFTDLEPDKRLAMVDQIAFPEKAAPEMSQGVAFFSLMRNLTATGFFTSEMGIKDMGYAGNRPNEWDGVPDDVLKQYNLAYDEKMLAVCLKKEDRTKLMTWDD, encoded by the coding sequence ATGGACAGAAGAGAATCGCTCAAAGCCCTCCTGATAGGTTCCGTATCCACCGGCGTTATCCTCAGCGCCTGCGAAACCAGCACCAAAGAGGCTGACAAAGCACCCAAAACCGGGAAATTCTACGGCCGTACGCCCGAAGAAGTGCTCCGCGACGAGGCGCTCAAAAAAGAAAAATTCTTCACAGACGCGGAGATGAAAACCATCACCGTGCTCGCAGATATCATCATCCCGAAAGATGAAACTTCCGGATCGGCTACAGACGCCAAGGTGCCGGAGTTCATCGATTTCATCGTGAAAGACCAGCCCAGGCACCAGCTGCCCATGCGCGGCGGCCTCCGCTGGCTCGATGTGCAATCCCAGAAACAGTACGGCAAGATCTTCACCGACCTGGAGCCCGACAAACGCCTGGCCATGGTAGACCAGATCGCGTTCCCCGAAAAAGCGGCGCCGGAAATGAGCCAGGGCGTAGCGTTCTTCAGTTTGATGCGCAACCTCACCGCCACAGGTTTCTTCACCAGCGAAATGGGCATCAAGGACATGGGGTACGCCGGCAACCGGCCCAATGAATGGGACGGCGTTCCGGACGATGTGCTCAAACAGTACAATCTCGCGTACGACGAAAAAATGCTGGCCGTTTGCCTGAAGAAGGAAGACCGCACCAAGCTCATGACCTGGGACGATTGA